The sequence GAATCTGGAGAGCTAAGAGGAAATTAGCTAAGGTTCAAGTATTTCTCTCCAAATGGTGCAGAAGATAACTGGAGAAAACATATTCCTTCCAGAAAATCTAACCGAGATGGATCCACAAGCCTGTAATGTTTGTGTTGAAGCTTGTAGCTGATTATTTGAAGGTGACTTCACCCGTCCATCTGTTCATTGTAAAGCTACTTAATGAAGTAATTCAAAAAGTTCATGGCAAAACAAAAGGCTGAAGGTCTATAACTTCAAAATGGCAAAACAAAGTTAAATTATGAACATAAAAGCAATAAAATACCAATTCATTACATACATAACAACACAAATTTCCCTATCTTCCAGAAAGCCCCCACATGAAACAAATGAGTAGCTTATGCCAAGGCTGAAATATCTAACTCCAAAGCTTATACATAATTAGCTATCTGAGTCCAACAATCCACTAACAAGATTCGAAGAGAATATTATTAATCTCGTTTGATACTTGAAAATGAAGAAGGTAGCTAACGGAACGATCCTGGAAGTTGAACAGCGATTAAATAATCTTTTCAAGATCCTTCGGACCGACGTTAAAGGAGAATCCTAGTCATGAAAAGCATAAACGATAAATCAATTCAATAAACTCGAAGAAATTCACAGTTTCAATATCGATAGCAACAATTCAACTCACACAGACACATTTACATTGCCCTAAAAAAATTCCTCCAGTAATCTCAAAGAACAGTTAAAACCAGATGCTTCAATAGACAGTCAAAACGCacatgaagaaaaagaaaatcaatctTGAAAAAGATGAAAGAGATATTTCAACCTAAATTCTGTAAATTCTCGGCCGCCATCGGAGGAGTTCCTGATCGAGATGCAATAACAACGATGGTCGTGAAATTGTTCATTTCGAAGCGGATTAGTTTCTTAATTTAAAGGGTAAGTAGATATTCAACCCTTCACTTCCCCGCCAAATCTTAATGGGCCCGGTATGAAGATATTGGGCCGGGCTTCATTTATTTGAAGGCCCATTaagaaaataatagaaaaagataATTTTGACAGCTGTGGGATTTGAACCCACGCCCTTTCGGACCAGAGCCTAAATCTGGCGCCTTAGACCACTCGGCCAAACTGTCCGTTCGATAAAAATTGAGTTATCAAAGGATATATAATATGAGATATTTTCATATAATAATGAAGCCTTGGAATTTGAAGAACAAAAGAAGTAACAATGCACATGGAATCTATTTACAATTTGCACCATCAAAATAAAATAGCTGTTCCACATCTAAAAGAAAAAGGGGGGCACAAAAATTCACAACCttgattttaataataataataatacccTAAGGCTATATTTGGCAATTATACAGAATTCAAGAGGATGAAGAATTCCTAGGCTTCAAGGTAGCAGATGATTGTTTGGTAATACATTTTGGTAAGCATCTCCAAGCAGTGCATCTGCTAGATGATGAGGGGACataatgacaaaaaaattctgGATCTTCATTGTAAGACTCCACATAAGTTTCCAAAACTGAAACGATCTCATCAAAATGAGGTCGCTTGTCGGGATTTCTCGACCAGCATCTCTTAATCAGATGACGAAATGCCTGCGGGCACGCGGAAGGCAGAGGTGGTCTTGCATTCTGAAGAGCAGAGACATAAGTCAATATGATAAGATTAAATGAGCACATGAACGAAATGGTTATAACCGAAGCCAAAATTAGCAAATGAGGTGACTTCAATTGACATTGTTGATATCTAAAGAAATTGAATGTTACCTTCTGGCAGACTGCAAATGCTGCCTGTTCAGGAGTCAAGTTATCAAATGGTGTCAATGCAGTTAAGAGCTCCCACAAGACGATGCCAAAGCTATAGACATCAACTTTCTTTGTGTGGTGTTTTTCTTTGATCATTTCAGGTGCCATCCAGCGGTAAGTTCCGGTGAATCCCTTCGCACTTCCGCATTGAGATTCTAAGCACGAGATACCAAAATCTGCTACCTTAACACACATATCTTCACCGAGTAAGAGATTTTCTGATTTAAGGTCTCTGTGAAGTATTCCCTGAGAATGAAGGTACTGCATCCCACGTGAGATGTCGAGAGCTAGTTTCAAAACCAAGTTCAGCGGAACAGAATGTGGCTCCTGTTGATGGAGATATTTTCTTAACGAACCACCTGTCATATACTCCGTGATAATACAAAACACTGGAGGTTTCTTGCAAGCTGCAATGAACTGCAGGATGAAGGAAGAAGCTAGCATTTTAGCAGTAAAAAAGATCTCATCAATGATTATAGAGACTAAATCGAAGTTGTTTATATAACAGGTTAGAAATGCAGGTCACATTCAGCAGAGGGAAGATCAAGTTCTAATGAAAATTACATGAAATGTGAACCAATGacaataaatttataattcCAAAGTGGGTCAAGTCCTAATACACCATCATTGCTCATAGCCCCTTATAAGAAAGGAACTTGGATCAACTTTCCCATTCTTTATTTTGCAACTATGAACGATTCATGTGTTGTCTTCTTTAGCTCCAACATCCAATAGTTCCTTTTTTTTGGAGATTTCTGTGTTGTCGTGTATAAAGAAGGGAAAAGGAACAAGAAACATTAAGGAACGGCAACTTAAGCTTCAATCTTATCTTGGAGGAGTGATGGAGAAACAACCCATCTTTTTACTTGGGCTAAGATTAGAGTTTATGGAGAAAACAACGTAATTGCATCTCAAAATCAAATCACGTTCGATAAACAGATAGAATCTCCAAAGGAAATCTGACATTATGTAGTAGAGGTTCCCTATGGTAAAAGAAAAGTTTATCTTCATCATTTTCAAGGAATACAGAAGCCATTTTTTCTCTGCTCTTCCCGTGATAAGATGCTAAAAGAATTGCATGCTGCCATAAAAAGGCACTACAGAAATCAGTAGAATATATGAACTTATCAAAAACCCTTTTAAAGAATGAGGTTACTAATAGGACACAACAAAAAGAAGGGGTAAACAATATAAGAAGAATTTAGCACAACACATTACTATTCCCTTTCATGAAAAACATTCAGGTGCTTCAGACAAAAAAATGACACAgacccacaaaaaaaaaaaaaaaaaaaaaagagttaacAAGTAATGAAGCATACAGTGATGATATTGGGATGTCTCAATCGAAACAGCAATGCCACCTCTGAAATGAACTGATTCTCAAGAAAATTAGCCAAGTTTTCATCCTCCTCAGGCTGGCTTATCAGCTTAATTGCAACATCCCTTTGCTTATAGACACCTCTGTAAATCCTACTATGCCTTCCAGTAGCAAATTTGAAGCCAATGAACAACTGGGACATGTCAGCACTCCATTCCTCTTCTCCTTCTCCCTTTATCTCAGCTCCTGAAGACACCAAATACTTAGACCACGACACAGCCCGTTGGTACTCTCCAAGTGAAAGCCTCCTCCCAGGCTTCCCATTAATCGAAATTGGCTTAAACCAGTTTAAATTCCTCATGGGGTGTGGCCAAATCTTACCAATATCATCAATCTCATCAATCTACCTCACTTCAATCCTTCCCACTTCCCAATGTAGACTCTAAATCCACTCAAAATTTGCTTAAATCAATCGATGCAAGAACGAGATCTATAGCTACAGAAAACAGAACTAACCTCTTGTCTAATGGGTTTCACTGTTTTAGCTACATTTTCCTTTCTTGATACTCATGCAagaaagaaacaagaaaaagcCACACCAATAATGGAACTCATCTCAACAAAAGAACGAAAACCCACCTcagaatcattcaaattaaacaCAAATACATCACAAACtgagataaaaataaaaatatatatatatatatatataaaaaaaaaaaaaaaaaaaaaaaaagagcaaaCAGTGATGTATTTCAAACACTAGAATCGAAATATGGAGCTGAAACAGAAAAGGAGAAGATGGGTTTTGTTGTTCATAGAGATTGAGAGAGGGGTTTAGAGCTAAAAGGGTCGGTTGAGATGTAGTTGTTGTTTCTGGTGGTGCAGTGAAAGCATATGGGGGAAGAGCTGGCGGGTTTCTCTCTGTCTGTGTGTCTATGTAAAAGACTAAAGACTTAAAAGACTCGTCTTCTTAagccatatttttttcttctttcttttcttttcatttcttttcttcttggGGGTTGTGGCAAAGCCAAGGTTAATGGAAATACCTTTCTTTTCGTTTATGCCCCCTTTACATTCATAACGTGTAAAGATCCTCTTCTTAGGGAACATTATGGGTCCACTCTTGATTATGACCCCTACCCTTTCATTTTCTCCCATTTTTCACCCCTtaccttcttctttttttccatattgCCCCTCATCTTCACCTCCTTTCCTCTCAAATTCCTACCCCTACCCCATATGTACCTACAATTATGAATATAGTACATCCTTTCTTAATTATTGAGTGTATgattgtaaatatatatatatatatatatattagcccatatatatacacacacattgTTACCACCCTTTCAAGAAAATTAATGCCTACTCCATGTGACCTCTGTTGTTCCACCCTTAATAAAACTACCAAATCACACAAATTTGAATCTCACACTTCATACATTGTCGCTATTATTATGACATATCAAAAGCAAATCTATAAGTAAAcaataagaaaaataagaaatcgTGATACACATAGATGCGTGAATCGATAACAGTAAATTAGTTGTAGAAAGaaacatatttattattatatatgttGAG comes from Cucumis melo cultivar AY chromosome 12, USDA_Cmelo_AY_1.0, whole genome shotgun sequence and encodes:
- the LOC103483488 gene encoding serine/threonine/tyrosine-protein kinase HT1; this translates as MRNLNWFKPISINGKPGRRLSLGEYQRAVSWSKYLVSSGAEIKGEGEEEWSADMSQLFIGFKFATGRHSRIYRGVYKQRDVAIKLISQPEEDENLANFLENQFISEVALLFRLRHPNIITFIAACKKPPVFCIITEYMTGGSLRKYLHQQEPHSVPLNLVLKLALDISRGMQYLHSQGILHRDLKSENLLLGEDMCVKVADFGISCLESQCGSAKGFTGTYRWMAPEMIKEKHHTKKVDVYSFGIVLWELLTALTPFDNLTPEQAAFAVCQKNARPPLPSACPQAFRHLIKRCWSRNPDKRPHFDEIVSVLETYVESYNEDPEFFCHYVPSSSSRCTAWRCLPKCITKQSSATLKPRNSSSS